A window of the Bacteroides thetaiotaomicron VPI-5482 genome harbors these coding sequences:
- the rbsK gene encoding ribokinase, whose amino-acid sequence METISIHRPKIVVIGSCNTDMVVKANRLPVPGETILGGTFYMNPGGKGANQAIAAARLGAEVTFISKIGYDLFGLQALEIYRSEKINTEYIFTDQKSPSGVALISVDSFGENSIIVAPGASRSLSIEDINKAEEKIKEADIILMQLEIPIDTVEYAATIACKYGKKVILNPAPASSLSNSFLMNVHTILPNRIEAEMLSGIKVMNIESAHRAAQAIGEKGIENVVITLGKDGAYVKEKDEYTMIPAKEVETIDTTGAGDVFCGAFSVCLSEGHSLAKSVKFANAAAAIAVTRIGAQSAIPYKREVVL is encoded by the coding sequence ATGGAAACTATATCAATTCATAGACCCAAAATTGTAGTCATCGGTAGTTGCAATACCGATATGGTCGTGAAAGCCAACAGACTACCTGTTCCCGGAGAAACCATACTAGGCGGAACCTTCTACATGAATCCCGGTGGCAAAGGAGCTAATCAGGCGATTGCAGCCGCCCGACTGGGAGCTGAAGTCACCTTCATATCCAAAATCGGATATGATTTGTTCGGCCTGCAAGCATTGGAAATATACAGATCAGAGAAAATTAATACGGAATATATATTTACCGACCAGAAAAGTCCGTCCGGAGTTGCACTTATCTCCGTAGATTCTTTCGGTGAAAATAGCATTATCGTAGCACCGGGAGCAAGCCGTTCGCTTTCTATTGAGGATATCAATAAAGCCGAAGAAAAAATCAAGGAAGCTGATATTATTCTCATGCAACTTGAGATTCCCATAGACACAGTGGAATATGCAGCTACTATTGCTTGCAAATATGGGAAAAAGGTAATCCTCAATCCGGCTCCCGCGTCCAGCCTGAGCAACTCATTCTTAATGAACGTGCACACCATACTCCCCAACCGCATTGAAGCGGAAATGTTATCCGGAATCAAAGTGATGAATATAGAAAGCGCTCATCGTGCCGCTCAGGCTATCGGAGAGAAAGGTATAGAGAATGTTGTCATTACTTTAGGTAAAGACGGGGCTTACGTAAAAGAGAAAGATGAATATACCATGATTCCCGCAAAGGAAGTAGAGACGATTGACACAACAGGTGCCGGAGATGTATTTTGCGGAGCATTCAGCGTCTGCCTGTCTGAAGGGCATTCACTCGCTAAATCTGTGAAATTTGCCAATGCGGCGGCAGCTATAGCAGTCACGCGAATCGGTGCACAGAGTGCGATTCCTTATAAAAGAGAAGTTGTGCTATAA
- the rbsK gene encoding ribokinase, with the protein MKVVVIGSSNIDMVAQVNHLPAPGETVGDASFMQSLGGKGANQAVAAARLGGSVTFITSLGNDMYAEILKKHFKKEGITTDYIIDDVNQPTGTALIFVADSGENCIAVAPGANYSLLPGSIIHFSKVIDEADIIVMQAEIPYETIKRIALLAKQKGKKVLFNPAPACLIDEELMKAIDILVVNELEAAFISGIEYTGNNLEEIALSLLQAGARNAVITLGSQGVYMKNDKEIIQLPGYKVNAIDTIAAGDTFCGALAVICAQREIDRDALSFANAAAAIAVTRSGAQPSIPTLDEVKHFMLEKELALSFNF; encoded by the coding sequence ATGAAAGTAGTAGTTATTGGAAGTTCAAACATCGACATGGTTGCACAAGTCAACCATCTCCCGGCGCCTGGCGAAACAGTCGGAGATGCCAGTTTCATGCAATCCCTCGGGGGGAAAGGCGCCAATCAGGCTGTAGCAGCAGCAAGACTCGGGGGATCTGTAACGTTCATTACCTCTTTGGGAAATGATATGTATGCAGAAATTCTAAAAAAACACTTTAAGAAAGAAGGTATCACTACTGATTATATCATAGATGATGTTAATCAGCCCACAGGGACTGCACTCATTTTTGTTGCCGACAGTGGTGAAAACTGCATAGCAGTAGCTCCCGGAGCTAACTATTCTTTATTACCCGGTTCAATTATTCATTTTTCAAAGGTAATTGACGAAGCAGATATCATAGTTATGCAAGCCGAGATTCCTTACGAAACGATTAAAAGAATAGCTCTTCTGGCTAAACAAAAAGGTAAAAAGGTATTGTTTAATCCCGCACCCGCCTGCCTGATTGATGAGGAGCTGATGAAAGCCATTGATATACTAGTCGTCAATGAACTGGAAGCAGCCTTCATCTCAGGAATTGAATATACAGGAAATAATCTTGAAGAAATCGCTCTAAGCTTATTACAGGCAGGTGCACGCAATGCTGTGATCACATTAGGAAGTCAAGGTGTATATATGAAAAACGACAAAGAAATCATTCAGCTTCCCGGATACAAAGTAAATGCGATTGATACTATTGCAGCAGGTGACACGTTCTGTGGTGCATTGGCTGTAATTTGTGCCCAAAGGGAAATAGACCGAGATGCATTGAGTTTTGCGAATGCCGCGGCAGCTATCGCTGTTACACGTTCTGGTGCCCAACCGTCTATTCCTACTCTCGATGAAGTAAAACACTTCATGTTAGAAAAAGAATTAGCCTTATCATTCAACTTTTAA
- a CDS encoding SusC/RagA family TonB-linked outer membrane protein, whose amino-acid sequence MKTNRHSTLLKKAVHLITYNSSHKLICLLGYLLLCSMNTYAQNYVSGTVKDNNGEPLLGVSIKVKDGNIVSGTVTDFNGHYQVKADPSSTIEFSYIGFKTVQFTVGDRKMINVTLGVDDNLLDEVIVVGYGTQKKINLTGSVGVIDSKAFEAIPVSNAVQALQGQVPGLNIYSNQGGGLNQKQSINVRGVGTIGEGSTGSALVLIDGMEGDIYSINPQDIESISVLKDAAASSIYGSRAPFGVILVTTKKGKAGKAQVNYNNSFRVSSPINMPSSLDSYTFSLYYNDAAANSGWGPYNWVSEERINRIKDYMAGKITDSTIPVPNNPSLWADGYSQGNDNIDYYDYFFKDNVFAHEHNISVTGGTDKIQYYLSANYLGQDGELRIGDEYSNRYTASAKINAQLSKIVSVGFNTRFIRSDYVQPTHLNESFFAEIGRQCWPTKPLYDPNGILYDDHVLQMQNGGEKQERNTWLYQQLNITVEPIKGWRLIGDLSYRYNTQYSHWDYLTVHQTGVDGKTKGNTWNNDSQVHEGTYASDYFNVNLYTDYAKTFAKSHNMKVLFGFQAEQNNYKDIAAEKLGVIYPGKPTINTSTGMDSNNQKVAPNVAGGHNRWATAGFFGRLNYDYLEKYLLEVNLRYDGSSRFRSDSRWGFFPSASVGWNIAREKFFLPVSKVVNTFKVRASYGSLGNQNTSSLYPTYSTIGTGTGSWIIDGTLANIAWAPSLVSYNLSWEKIRTWNAGVDFGLFNNRLTGSFDYYIRKTDDMVGPSEKLPVVLGTAVPSSNNTNLKTFGWELELMWKDRLNNGLNYSARFTLADSRTKITRYSNPSGLIDGFYAGKYVGEIWGYETIGIAQSDQEMAEHIGRLINGGQSNLGQDWKAGDIMYKDLNEDGKIDAGSRTLQDHGDLKRIGNSTPRYNVGLELAADWKGFDIRMFWQGTLKRDYFQGSYYFWGANGRQGPWFSTALKGHDDYFRNDEASPLGTNLNSYYPRPLFNTDKNQQSQTKYLQDASYLRLKNLQIGYSLPHNIVQKMGMQHLRIFASGENLFTITSLIDFFDPESIEGGSWGHGNVYPLSRTFSFGLNVTF is encoded by the coding sequence ATGAAAACTAATCGACACTCTACTCTCTTAAAGAAAGCTGTCCACCTGATAACTTATAACTCAAGTCATAAGCTTATCTGCCTGCTGGGCTACCTACTTTTATGTTCAATGAATACATATGCTCAGAATTATGTATCCGGAACAGTAAAAGATAATAATGGAGAACCTCTACTGGGAGTTTCCATAAAAGTAAAAGATGGGAATATAGTATCCGGAACCGTCACTGACTTTAACGGACACTACCAAGTGAAAGCGGATCCAAGTTCAACTATTGAATTCAGTTACATCGGATTTAAAACAGTCCAGTTTACAGTAGGTGATAGAAAAATGATAAACGTAACACTGGGAGTTGACGACAATTTATTGGATGAAGTGATCGTTGTAGGTTATGGTACCCAAAAGAAGATTAATTTAACCGGTTCTGTCGGAGTCATTGACTCGAAAGCCTTCGAAGCAATCCCTGTATCCAATGCAGTCCAGGCATTACAAGGACAGGTTCCCGGTTTGAATATTTATAGCAATCAGGGAGGAGGTCTCAATCAGAAACAATCGATCAATGTACGTGGAGTCGGAACTATCGGAGAAGGTTCTACAGGAAGTGCCCTAGTCTTGATAGATGGTATGGAAGGAGATATTTATTCCATTAATCCGCAGGATATAGAATCTATTTCAGTTCTGAAAGATGCGGCAGCTTCTTCTATTTATGGTTCCAGAGCGCCATTCGGAGTAATCTTAGTAACGACCAAGAAAGGAAAGGCCGGTAAAGCGCAAGTTAACTACAACAACAGTTTTCGTGTAAGTAGCCCTATCAACATGCCTTCTTCATTAGACTCTTACACGTTCTCCTTATACTATAATGATGCAGCTGCCAATTCCGGATGGGGACCTTACAACTGGGTCTCGGAAGAAAGGATAAACCGCATCAAAGACTATATGGCCGGCAAGATTACCGATTCTACCATCCCCGTGCCCAATAATCCTTCGTTATGGGCAGACGGATATTCACAAGGAAATGATAATATTGATTATTATGACTATTTTTTCAAAGACAATGTCTTTGCACACGAGCACAATATCAGCGTTACTGGCGGGACAGACAAAATACAATACTATTTATCAGCGAACTATTTAGGTCAGGATGGAGAGCTCAGAATCGGAGATGAATACTCAAACAGATATACTGCATCTGCAAAAATCAACGCACAATTATCAAAAATAGTATCAGTCGGATTCAATACTCGCTTTATCAGAAGTGACTATGTACAGCCGACACATCTTAATGAAAGTTTTTTTGCCGAAATCGGACGCCAATGTTGGCCTACCAAACCTCTCTATGACCCAAATGGTATTCTATATGACGACCATGTGCTCCAAATGCAAAACGGAGGTGAAAAACAAGAACGAAACACTTGGCTCTACCAACAACTGAATATAACGGTAGAACCTATCAAAGGGTGGCGACTGATTGGAGATTTAAGCTATCGATACAATACACAATATTCACACTGGGATTACTTAACTGTTCATCAGACAGGTGTTGACGGAAAGACTAAGGGCAATACATGGAATAACGATTCCCAAGTACATGAAGGCACTTATGCCAGCGATTATTTTAATGTAAATCTCTATACAGATTATGCAAAGACCTTTGCAAAATCACATAATATGAAAGTTCTTTTCGGGTTTCAAGCCGAACAAAATAATTATAAAGATATAGCTGCTGAGAAGCTAGGAGTCATTTATCCGGGAAAACCGACTATCAACACTTCTACCGGAATGGATTCAAATAACCAAAAAGTTGCTCCGAATGTAGCAGGTGGACACAACAGATGGGCTACCGCCGGATTCTTCGGCAGATTGAATTATGATTACCTGGAAAAATATCTTCTGGAAGTAAATCTACGCTATGACGGTTCCTCACGATTTCGTAGTGACAGTCGTTGGGGATTTTTCCCTTCCGCATCAGTAGGCTGGAACATAGCCAGAGAAAAATTCTTCCTGCCTGTCAGCAAAGTTGTCAACACATTTAAGGTCAGAGCCTCTTATGGTAGTTTGGGTAACCAAAATACATCTTCTTTATATCCGACTTATTCTACAATCGGTACAGGAACAGGATCATGGATCATTGACGGAACATTAGCCAATATTGCCTGGGCACCTTCACTCGTCAGCTATAATCTCTCCTGGGAGAAAATCCGTACATGGAATGCCGGAGTTGACTTTGGCCTGTTTAACAATCGGCTAACCGGCTCTTTTGATTATTACATTCGTAAAACTGACGATATGGTCGGCCCTTCGGAGAAATTGCCTGTAGTCCTTGGAACAGCCGTTCCCAGTTCCAATAATACAAATCTTAAAACATTCGGATGGGAACTGGAACTAATGTGGAAAGACCGGTTAAATAATGGATTGAATTATAGTGCCCGCTTTACACTTGCCGACAGTCGTACCAAGATTACTCGTTATTCAAATCCTTCCGGACTGATAGATGGATTTTATGCCGGAAAATACGTGGGTGAAATATGGGGATATGAAACGATAGGCATTGCACAATCTGACCAGGAAATGGCCGAACACATCGGAAGATTAATCAACGGTGGACAAAGTAATCTCGGACAAGACTGGAAAGCCGGAGACATTATGTATAAAGATCTGAATGAAGACGGAAAAATTGATGCCGGAAGCCGCACCTTACAAGATCACGGTGATTTAAAAAGAATAGGTAACTCCACGCCCCGATATAATGTAGGACTGGAATTAGCCGCCGATTGGAAAGGATTCGATATCAGAATGTTCTGGCAAGGAACATTGAAAAGAGATTATTTTCAGGGTAGTTACTACTTCTGGGGTGCAAACGGTAGACAAGGGCCCTGGTTTTCCACAGCACTAAAAGGACACGATGATTATTTCCGAAATGACGAAGCCAGTCCATTGGGAACGAATCTGAATTCCTACTATCCAAGACCCTTATTCAACACCGATAAAAACCAGCAATCACAAACTAAATATTTACAAGATGCATCTTATCTACGTCTGAAGAATCTGCAGATAGGATATAGCTTGCCACACAACATCGTACAAAAAATGGGAATGCAGCACCTTAGGATATTCGCATCCGGTGAAAACTTGTTCACCATTACGAGCCTTATTGACTTCTTCGACCCCGAATCAATCGAAGGCGGTAGTTGGGGACACGGAAACGTTTACCCACTATCCCGAACATTCTCTTTTGGATTAAATGTCACATTCTAA
- a CDS encoding RagB/SusD family nutrient uptake outer membrane protein has product MKRLTISTLLSGVLFLTSCNDFLNQEPLDQLSPNEYLTTESNIAAFATDQYQVLPTHGTYGYGTFEIDNNTDNMAGMQPNVMYAPGYWKVGQEGGSWYFADIYRCNYFFENVLPSYENNAIVGNTTNIKHYIGEMYFFRAFMYFERLKSLGDFPIITKTYPNEREALIEISKRAPRNEVARFILSDLDKAIEMMQNIAPSGGKNRLSKDCAILLKSRVALYEGSWLKNFKGTAFVPNGPGWPGANKDYNANYSFKSGSIEKESEFFFDEAIKAAQIIAEKYNILTANTGVFPQTSSEPENPYFSMFCDIDMEKYNEVLLWRRYNTGLGVANEVCQYGCVGNNGVGTTKSMIDAFILKNGEPIYASPMWADENSSYWGDNNIIHITKNRDTRADIFIKKPGQKNLHTQAGDHGVVEEWGPNITASSVTEKYNTGYALRKGLNPDGKYTNNTQSIVGSIIFRTAEAYLNYIEAYYELHGSLDSYAEKYWKAIRRRAGIDEDYTKTIRLTDMSKEAETDWGAYSGGEIIDATRYNIRRERRCELMAEGLRSMDLHRWRSMDQMITKPYHILGMNLWQEMYGWDWYKDSNGNSILKEGENVSPRSFSTYLAPYHITANNIVYNGYKWNMAHYLDPIAAEHFLVTSSGGDLDSSPIYQNPGWPMTGGGTPQ; this is encoded by the coding sequence ATGAAAAGACTTACGATATCAACCTTATTGAGCGGAGTGCTCTTTTTGACAAGTTGCAATGATTTCCTAAATCAAGAACCTCTTGATCAACTTTCTCCAAATGAATATCTGACAACAGAAAGTAATATTGCAGCTTTTGCTACTGATCAATATCAAGTGCTACCTACTCATGGCACCTATGGATATGGAACTTTTGAAATTGACAATAACACAGATAATATGGCCGGTATGCAACCTAACGTAATGTATGCACCCGGATACTGGAAAGTAGGACAAGAAGGAGGCTCATGGTATTTCGCTGATATTTACCGATGCAATTATTTCTTTGAAAATGTGCTTCCATCGTATGAAAACAATGCCATTGTCGGAAACACGACCAATATCAAACACTATATCGGAGAAATGTATTTCTTCAGAGCTTTCATGTATTTTGAAAGATTAAAATCATTAGGCGACTTTCCTATTATTACTAAAACTTATCCTAATGAACGTGAAGCTCTGATAGAAATCAGCAAACGAGCCCCCCGAAATGAAGTAGCCAGATTTATCTTATCTGATCTGGACAAAGCTATAGAAATGATGCAAAACATAGCTCCTTCCGGAGGTAAGAACCGGCTAAGCAAAGACTGCGCTATCCTTCTCAAGTCAAGGGTCGCACTTTACGAAGGCTCATGGCTGAAGAATTTTAAAGGAACAGCTTTTGTACCCAATGGACCGGGATGGCCGGGAGCAAATAAAGATTATAATGCTAATTACTCATTTAAATCCGGAAGTATTGAAAAAGAATCAGAGTTCTTCTTTGATGAAGCTATTAAAGCGGCACAAATCATAGCAGAAAAATATAATATATTAACTGCCAATACAGGAGTATTCCCACAAACTTCTTCGGAACCTGAAAATCCTTATTTCAGTATGTTCTGCGATATTGACATGGAGAAATACAATGAAGTACTTTTATGGAGGCGCTACAACACAGGATTAGGAGTGGCAAATGAAGTTTGTCAATACGGATGTGTCGGCAACAATGGAGTAGGCACTACTAAAAGCATGATTGACGCCTTTATTCTTAAAAATGGAGAACCTATTTATGCATCCCCGATGTGGGCAGATGAAAACTCATCTTATTGGGGAGATAATAATATCATTCATATCACTAAAAACAGGGATACCCGTGCAGACATCTTCATCAAAAAGCCAGGACAGAAAAATTTGCATACTCAGGCAGGAGATCATGGGGTAGTAGAAGAATGGGGACCCAATATAACCGCCTCTTCTGTTACAGAAAAGTACAATACAGGCTATGCCTTACGCAAAGGATTAAACCCTGACGGGAAATACACAAATAACACTCAAAGTATTGTCGGTTCTATCATATTCCGTACAGCCGAAGCCTATCTCAACTATATAGAAGCTTATTATGAATTGCATGGTTCACTCGACTCCTATGCAGAAAAGTACTGGAAAGCGATTCGTCGCAGAGCCGGCATTGATGAGGACTATACCAAAACAATCAGGCTTACAGATATGTCAAAAGAAGCAGAAACTGATTGGGGGGCATATTCCGGCGGAGAAATTATTGATGCCACACGTTATAATATCCGCCGTGAACGAAGATGTGAGTTGATGGCGGAAGGTTTACGTAGCATGGACTTACATAGATGGCGTTCAATGGACCAGATGATTACCAAACCCTACCATATCCTAGGAATGAATTTATGGCAGGAAATGTATGGCTGGGACTGGTATAAAGATTCTAACGGCAACTCCATTCTTAAAGAAGGAGAAAATGTTTCACCACGTAGCTTCAGTACTTATCTTGCTCCTTATCACATCACAGCCAATAACATTGTTTACAACGGCTATAAATGGAATATGGCACACTATCTCGATCCGATAGCAGCAGAACATTTTCTGGTTACTTCATCCGGAGGTGATTTGGATTCTTCTCCTATCTATCAGAATCCGGGCTGGCCTATGACAGGAGGAGGAACCCCGCAATAA
- a CDS encoding DUF4969 domain-containing protein, protein MIILTYALVFFSLFATACSDNNNETYVEPILSQIEVSKLVTENNKTYVSVDGKPFPFLGAQIRLDALLNCDKMTINEVENYFKKAQELGLNCVQIPISWNMVEPKENKYDYSIVNSILQFVNKYNLKMELLWFSTNMVGDSFSYLIPQYVLQEYNKRLSRNDEGNFWNYYGYQYTMILDDEWILERETKAITALFNHIRYWDSQNGDKHPVISAQIHNEPDALMRWRIDQKDLKYRDGPPLSKEKAWTMITNALNTVGKAVKNSSYRVVTRVNLIYGDGINPFPEATNARPKDVFDLQGIDFIGVDAYKDNVKHLKNEVMAYASIAGNYALVAENKGSYANSPSLILTSFALGGGYDIYDLATSNFFINNTTEPDQIDHGIYTWDLQEKDFTPPTRSLIKGLAAAYIDVAKVKPENFAAFNINDNQPKDKLEQLICTTGAQITFQTNNASLGFVLDMHNYLLIYSLNDSQFKLENGKFGETISGRYDVNGTFTKEGTATLENQTLHAKGGVLYKVNYSSQQSLTSNTIENIGNNL, encoded by the coding sequence ATGATAATACTAACTTACGCACTGGTTTTCTTTTCATTATTCGCAACAGCTTGTTCTGACAATAATAATGAAACATACGTCGAACCAATACTTTCTCAAATAGAAGTAAGTAAACTAGTGACTGAAAACAACAAAACATATGTTTCTGTTGACGGTAAACCTTTTCCGTTTCTTGGTGCACAAATACGCCTTGATGCCCTTCTCAATTGTGACAAGATGACTATTAATGAAGTGGAAAACTACTTCAAGAAAGCTCAGGAACTGGGACTAAATTGTGTACAAATTCCAATTTCATGGAATATGGTAGAGCCTAAAGAAAACAAGTACGATTATAGTATCGTAAACTCAATCTTGCAGTTCGTCAACAAGTATAATTTGAAAATGGAATTACTTTGGTTCAGTACGAATATGGTAGGAGATTCATTCTCCTACCTGATACCTCAATATGTGCTTCAAGAATATAACAAAAGGCTCAGCCGGAATGATGAAGGAAATTTTTGGAACTATTATGGTTATCAATACACCATGATTCTTGATGATGAATGGATACTGGAGAGAGAAACCAAAGCCATCACCGCCTTATTTAACCACATCCGATACTGGGATTCTCAAAATGGAGACAAGCACCCCGTTATATCAGCTCAGATCCATAATGAACCTGATGCGTTAATGCGCTGGAGAATCGACCAAAAAGATTTAAAATATCGGGATGGGCCCCCTCTAAGCAAAGAGAAGGCCTGGACAATGATCACAAATGCATTAAATACTGTAGGAAAAGCTGTAAAAAACAGTTCTTACAGAGTAGTAACTCGTGTCAATCTAATTTACGGTGATGGTATTAATCCATTTCCAGAGGCTACTAATGCTCGCCCCAAAGATGTATTCGATCTTCAAGGCATTGATTTCATTGGCGTTGATGCTTATAAAGATAATGTTAAACATCTCAAAAATGAAGTCATGGCATACGCATCAATTGCAGGAAATTATGCGCTGGTTGCCGAGAACAAAGGTAGTTATGCAAACAGTCCGAGTCTTATCTTGACATCTTTCGCATTAGGAGGAGGCTATGATATTTACGATTTGGCTACCAGTAACTTCTTTATCAACAACACCACCGAACCGGACCAAATTGACCACGGAATTTATACATGGGATTTACAAGAAAAAGATTTTACACCTCCTACTCGTAGTCTCATAAAAGGCTTGGCGGCAGCTTATATAGATGTTGCCAAAGTAAAACCGGAGAACTTTGCAGCATTTAATATTAACGATAATCAGCCAAAAGACAAATTAGAACAACTAATATGTACTACTGGAGCACAAATCACATTCCAGACAAATAATGCTTCTTTAGGTTTCGTATTAGATATGCACAATTATTTACTGATTTATAGTTTGAATGACTCTCAATTCAAACTAGAGAATGGTAAATTTGGAGAAACCATTTCCGGAAGATATGATGTAAATGGCACATTTACCAAAGAAGGAACTGCAACTTTAGAAAATCAGACTCTCCATGCTAAAGGAGGCGTACTTTATAAAGTAAATTATTCCTCGCAACAATCATTAACCAGCAATACAATTGAGAATATTGGAAATAACTTATAA
- a CDS encoding nucleoside hydrolase, with protein MFKYIAIILITVSLFCSCAQQKETTSAIPVILDTDVGNDIDDVLAMQMLLNYEKKGKIDLLGITISKCNPYSLEYIDAYCRFNDKYDIPLGYAYNGMNTDDGHYLRQTLDTIIDNNKILHPKRSLKDHILEGYKLLRKLLAEQEDHSVVFIALGPETNLARLLISEADEYSELDGKALVAQKVKLLSVMGGLYGNEFDFPEWNIVNDLNAAQITFKEWPTPIIASGWELGNKIRYPHQSILNDFAGSYKHPLCVSYKIYQEMPYDRETWDLTSVLQAIEPGNNYFNLSEKGTITIDSIGQSIFSPSESGKHQYLTIQGEENIRATRNALIRQVTGKEN; from the coding sequence ATGTTCAAATATATAGCAATCATTCTAATAACCGTCTCTTTATTCTGTTCCTGTGCACAACAGAAAGAGACTACTTCTGCAATTCCTGTCATACTCGACACGGATGTTGGAAATGATATCGATGATGTTTTAGCCATGCAAATGCTGCTTAATTATGAGAAAAAAGGAAAAATTGATTTGCTAGGTATCACTATAAGCAAGTGTAATCCTTATTCACTGGAATATATTGACGCTTATTGTCGTTTCAACGACAAATACGACATACCTTTAGGTTATGCTTATAATGGGATGAATACAGACGACGGACATTATCTCCGCCAAACGCTGGATACTATTATTGACAACAATAAAATATTACATCCAAAAAGAAGCCTAAAAGATCATATTCTGGAAGGATATAAACTGTTGCGTAAATTGCTGGCAGAGCAAGAAGATCATTCTGTGGTATTTATAGCCTTAGGCCCGGAAACAAATCTAGCCCGTTTGCTTATCTCGGAAGCAGATGAATACAGCGAGCTGGATGGAAAAGCCTTGGTAGCACAAAAGGTAAAATTACTATCTGTCATGGGAGGACTCTATGGTAATGAATTCGACTTCCCTGAATGGAACATTGTTAATGATCTGAATGCAGCCCAAATTACTTTCAAAGAATGGCCTACTCCAATTATTGCCAGCGGATGGGAACTAGGAAACAAAATTCGATATCCTCATCAAAGTATATTAAATGATTTTGCCGGCAGTTATAAACATCCTCTGTGCGTATCATATAAAATATATCAGGAAATGCCATATGACAGAGAAACATGGGATTTGACATCCGTGCTACAAGCCATAGAACCGGGGAATAATTATTTCAATTTATCCGAGAAGGGAACAATCACCATAGACAGTATCGGACAAAGTATTTTTTCTCCTTCTGAAAGCGGTAAACACCAATATCTCACTATTCAAGGGGAAGAAAATATTCGGGCAACCCGCAACGCACTTATAAGACAAGTGACAGGAAAAGAGAATTGA
- a CDS encoding GRP family sugar transporter, which produces MYIVNSYTLAIIFCFITMICWGSWGNTQKLASKNWRYELYYWDYTIGILLFALLLVFTLGSFGDSGRGFLEDIQQVEAAYIASALIGGAIFNASNILLSASVSIAGMAVAFPLGVGLALVLGVFINYFSSPKGDPFWLFTGVVLIVIAIICNGIAAGKNQKAGTNNSKKGIILAAIAGILMSFFYRFVAAAMDLNNFESPTTGMATPYTAFFIFAIGIFLSNFLFNTLVMKRPFVGLPVTYKEYFAGKASTHMVGILGGCIWGLGTALSYIAAGKAGAAISYALGQGAPMIAALWGVFIWKEFTGSSKATNRLLGVMFILFILGLTFIVISGGS; this is translated from the coding sequence ATGTATATAGTCAATAGTTACACCTTAGCTATTATCTTCTGCTTTATCACAATGATATGCTGGGGATCGTGGGGAAATACCCAAAAACTGGCCAGTAAGAATTGGCGTTATGAACTTTATTATTGGGACTACACCATCGGCATCTTGCTGTTCGCCCTACTTCTGGTATTCACACTAGGAAGTTTCGGAGATTCGGGAAGAGGTTTTCTGGAAGACATCCAACAAGTGGAAGCGGCATATATTGCCAGTGCACTTATCGGAGGAGCTATTTTCAATGCTTCCAATATTCTCCTTTCCGCCTCAGTATCCATTGCCGGAATGGCAGTAGCTTTTCCATTGGGAGTAGGACTGGCATTGGTATTGGGAGTATTCATTAATTATTTCAGCTCCCCCAAAGGAGATCCGTTCTGGCTATTCACAGGAGTCGTGCTGATTGTTATCGCCATCATTTGCAACGGTATTGCAGCCGGTAAGAATCAAAAGGCGGGAACCAATAACAGCAAAAAGGGAATTATTCTTGCTGCTATTGCCGGTATACTGATGTCATTCTTTTACCGGTTTGTCGCCGCTGCCATGGATTTGAACAACTTTGAATCACCGACAACCGGAATGGCAACTCCTTATACTGCATTCTTCATCTTTGCTATCGGAATCTTCCTAAGCAACTTCCTCTTCAATACACTTGTGATGAAGCGTCCGTTCGTTGGTCTACCCGTCACTTACAAGGAATACTTTGCCGGAAAAGCAAGTACACACATGGTCGGAATTCTCGGAGGATGCATCTGGGGATTAGGTACGGCATTAAGCTACATTGCCGCAGGAAAAGCGGGAGCAGCCATTTCTTATGCACTTGGACAAGGAGCACCGATGATTGCTGCCCTTTGGGGTGTTTTCATCTGGAAAGAATTTACCGGTAGCTCCAAAGCGACAAACAGACTTTTGGGAGTCATGTTTATATTATTCATTTTGGGCCTGACATTCATTGTCATCTCAGGAGGAAGCTAA